One segment of Megachile rotundata isolate GNS110a chromosome 4, iyMegRotu1, whole genome shotgun sequence DNA contains the following:
- the LOC105662646 gene encoding uncharacterized protein LOC105662646 isoform X3, with amino-acid sequence MSSESCELGHRTKSYSFDKALEKVDCTLSANIVNMNSKRSSVIISAADAFKSQNKNDAMNNNTEEKSMCIKETQFPVIDGGKTRTEAISDLTCDKVGQDIVYRPVRTERNRIKLNLKSSSDKRSHAKSDVHKESDTKYTRVQDSVSHQNKRAKQGDNVATDKTTRIEDNLHKRHLCETTMSIELKIKKIRTSVDERRELDRKMAKSIRYKFRSCFGDCGSVSEDEQEQYILQKRCKRRRKKDSVDSCDSGVYFSEVNTVNNNSIEILRDIQKAVPDSTMHEDVSEDSSLSRIEADAIKNVTSDENVKLNNVENVNNTDKQSPNDKCNVSEAGNNKEVHKNSTFCNNNLVQSTTVLNSIETSSKDKKSNTDLPILDDTDADNVSPCSTPKTCDFNRDADITADVPQSATCGSDLRDLSKLLDMDFNETCQVTSNGNVLSIREKDATNDNQDVCNKDTNEDLQLNFASCNQSLDEQAPSIMNGSPSKDTLCLDVRNGVKTIPVRINLCNLLSDTNEIALSNIKLDSVIEQKDKVSLPNSESNLVEEKATESESSNVVAEEKKETAMSDSKEKSQNTQPKNVPRIKLRVLSSAELGSRWCPTPVNPVISTTSELSSTNTVVTSDTGLTYTTSNQVSSSSIVTQAAPTKILVITTTANAPNLGDNSSTYLKKSNMDPKFSEAIYNGLVHIYHLIVSIRATRVDHSKTLLKEFENLRKILNSEDHINLISAVIDILNKELLVNQPLTLKELLHYIPLFKSLFLHKSQEENSNGYQNTIPTIISNMTTKHTMYNNSQGLQSTTSVQNVLQNVFSSCIAQTPVSTNLKEKASVQPQNNLMQNNVPMNSTATNYGIQQPNFITPLQTQYRHRGPPPPYFVRQHSIPVQQTPLLVNPNETGIRYNQAASAPFLYSYLLGSNAYGNVNAASYCIQQTATQVREQNVRNVPCMSQSKFQSSMHRQTAYMPQEVQPQNMPQMPQNIPVVNPTTQTVPNNFVPSAPKSKKHVPKYTQRNETRQNVQMQAQVPHKVTSKQVPPPLLQQTQSQNKQKSTSQISLESTVKQFGVLRNLSDIQKIILLRQINFYFGCTTWLQQQFTTRQWQIIHSQRSLLLHFQTLLKHFVQNAINNISPNMSQSNMFENNILINTENNIQKEAQINVQRSEEIHCPVSTSNTEAEQCKIGNTNRSNVPCQRNLITLTSKDQFENEQNVTGNLPDKQLPNQPQESETLQNEGIQRNKQTEQTLVQNEQSIVTSNLETQKTLDSNIKQKAEGTTDLSQQNLNNHIKIIYNIPYVIQKEVSVIPNSEELPKNTLQQPNPDLTNEENLSNCVKIIHNVPYTNNTEVPIISNLNAFHKDTVQQSNPHLVTVQISSHNYEVRVIDTNAVDETEDKEIKSVPAQPKECEEVEETKHNVSASSCSKNNTCENFLEVHSPKTLDDTKQFSNENISNSSLEGITVSHIADVRSITLEAFEEMEEISDTHMNNSEGNIIEEEMKVCLTCSKPSRVTCSVCLEANYCSQECLRLHWEEHYQDCKPVENSVYL; translated from the coding sequence ATGTCGAGTGAAAGTTGTGAGTTAGGGCACCGAACAAAGTCGTATTCGTTTGATAAGGCTTTAGAGAAAGTAGATTGCACCTTGTCTGCAAATATAGTCAATATGAATAGTAAACGATCTTCCGTCATTATATCGGCAGCTGACGCGTTCAAATCGCAAAACAAAAACGACGCGATGAATAATAACACGGAGGAAAAGTCCATGTGTATCAAAGAGACGCAATTTCCAGTTATCGACGGTGGAAAGACGCGAACCGAAGCAATTTCTGACTTGACGTGTGATAAGGTGGGCCAGGACATAGTCTACAGGCCCGTTCGAACTGAAAGGAATCGTATAAAGTTGAATTTGAAGTCTTCTTCCGATAAAAGAAGTCATGCAAAGTCTGATGTCCACAAAGAGTCGGACACGAAGTATACGAGGGTCCAAGATTCTGTATCGCATCAAAACAAACGCGCTAAGCAAGGCGATAATGTGGCGACTGATAAGACAACGAGGATAGAAGATAATCTACATAAAAGACACTTATGCGAGACAACGATGAGCATTgagctaaaaataaaaaagatccGAACGTCCGTTGACGAACGAAGAGAACTCGATAGGAAAATGGCGAAAAGCATAAGGTACAAATTCCGATCGTGTTTCGGCGACTGTGGAAGTGTCAGCGAGGATGAACAGGAGCAGTATATTTTGCAGAAACGGTGTAAACGAAGACGCAAGAAGGATTCTGTTGACTCGTGTGACTCAGGAGTTTACTTCAGCGAGGTAAACACAGTTAATAACAACAGCATAGAGATTTTAAGGGACATTCAGAAAGCTGTGCCCGATTCTACGATGCACGAAGACGTCAGTGAAGATTCGTCGCTTAGCAGGATAGAAGCGGATGCGATAAAAAATGTTACGAGCGATGAAAATGTTAAGCTAAATAACGTTGAGAACGTTAACAACACAGATAAGCAATCACCAAATGACAAATGCAATGTGAGCGAAGCAGGAAACAATAAAGAAGTTCATAAAAATAGTACTTTTTGTAACAATAACTTGGTACAGAGTACAACTGTATTGAATAGTATAGAAACGTCCTCGAAAGATAAGAAGTCAAATACTGATCTTCCTATATTAGACGATACTGACGCAGATAATGTATCGCCTTGTAGTACTCCAAAAACGTGCGATTTTAACCGCGATGCAGACATAACCGCAGACGTTCCACAATCTGCAACATGTGGTtcggatttgagagatttgagcaAACTTTTAGACATGGATTTCAACGAAACTTGTCAGGTTACGTCAAACGGAAATGTCCTCAGTATTAGAGAAAAGGATGCGACAAACGACAATCAAGATGTTTGTAATAAAGATACCAATGAAGatttgcaattgaattttgcaaGTTGCAACCAAAGTCTTGATGAACAAGCGCCGAGCATTATGAACGGTAGCCCTTCGAAGGATACATTATGTCTTGATGTAAGGAATGGCGTTAAAACTATTCCAGTAAGGATAAATTTGTGCAATCTGTTGAGTGACACGAATGAAATAGCATTGTCAAACATCAAATTAGATAGTGTTATAGAACAGAAGGATAAAGTATCATTGCCAAATTCTGAATCAAACTTGGTAGAAGAGAAAGCAACGGAATCGGAGAGCAGCAACGTCGTAGCGGAAGAAAAGAAGGAAACTGCAATGTCGGATTCTAAAGAAAAAAGCCAGAATACTCAACCTAAAAATGTTCCTAGAATTAAATTAAGGGTTCTATCCAGTGCAGAATTAGGTTCTAGGTGGTGCCCTACACCTGTAAATCCTGTGATTTCTACTACCTCTGAATTATCAAGTACAAATACAGTTGTAACGTCAGATACTGGTTTAACGTATACTACCAGTAATCAAGTATCCTCATCTTCGATAGTAACGCAAGCTGCACCTACGAAAATACTAGTAATTACCACAACTGCAAATGCACCAAATCTTGGCGATAACTCTTCTACTTATTTGAAAAAGAGCAACATGGATCCAAAATTTTCAGAGGCTATATATAATGGTTTAGTACATATATATCATTTAATTGTAAGTATTCGTGCAACCCGCGTAGATCATAGTAAAACACTGctgaaagaatttgaaaatttacgaaaaaTATTGAATAGCGAAGATCATATTAATTTGATAAGTGCAGTTATAGACATACTTAACAAAGAACTGTTAGTAAATCAACCGTTAACTTTAAAAGAATTACTTCATTACATACCATTATTTAAGTCGTTATTTCTTCACAAATCACAAGAAGAAAATTCTAATGGATATCAGAATACCATTCCTACAATCATTTCAAATATGACAACCAAACATACTATGTATAACAATTCTCAAGGTTTACAAAGTACTACATCTGTACAAAATGTGCTTCAAAACGTATTTTCTTCTTGTATTGCACAAACTCCAGTTTCTACAAATCTTAAAGAAAAGGCGTCCGTGCAACCGCAAAATAATCTTATGCAAAATAATGTACCAATGAACTCTACTGCTACTAATTATGGTATACAACAGCCCAACTTTATAACACCATTGCAAACTCAATATCGGCATCGGGGACCTCCTCCTCCTTATTTTGTTAGGCAACATTCTATTCCTGTACAACAAACGCCTTTATTAGTTAATCCGAATGAAACTGGTATTAGATACAATCAAGCTGCAAGCGCGCCGTTTTTATATAGTTATTTATTAGGATCAAACGCATATGGTAATGTAAATGCAGCAAGCTATTGTATACAGCAAACTGCGACTCAAGTACGTGAGcaaaatgtaagaaatgtccCTTGCATGAGTCAATCCAAGTTTCAAAGCTCAATGCACAGACAAACTGCTTATATGCCTCAAGAAGTCCAGCCACAAAATATGCCACAAATGCCTCAAAATATACCAGTGGTAAATCCTACAACACAAACTGTACCAAATAATTTTGTACCAAGTGCACCTAAATCTAAGAAACATGTGCCAAAATATACACAAAGAAATGAAACACGCCAAAACGTACAAATGCAAGCACAGGTTCCACATAAAGTAACTTCTAAACAAGTACCACCACCATTACTTCAACAGACACAGTCCCAAAACAAACAGAAAAGTACCTCTCAAATCTCATTAGAATCAACAGTGAAACAATTTGGTGTACTAAGGAATCTTTCTGacatacaaaagattatattactgagacaaataaatttttacttcgGTTGTACGACGTGGTTGCAACAACAATTTACAACCAGGCAATGGCAAATTATTCATTCACAACGATCCTTGTTGCTTCATTTTCAAACACTCTTAAAACACTTTGTACAAAacgcaataaataatatttcaccgAATATGTCTCAGTCGAATATGTTTGAGAATAACATACTTATAAATACTGAAAATAATATTCAGAAAGAGGCCCaaataaatgtacaaagaaGTGAAGAAATACATTGTCCGGTTAGTACATCTAACACAGAAGCAGAGCAATGTAAGATAGGAAATACGAATAGGTCTAATGTGCCATGTCAAAGGAACTTGATTACTTTAACATCCAAAGATCAATTTGAAAACGAACAAAATGTAACTGGTAACTTACCAGATAAACAGCTTCCAAATCAACCACAAGAATCAGAAACATTACAGAATGAAGGAATACAGCGGAATAAACAAACTGAACAAACTTTAGTACAAAATGAGCAATCTATAGTTACATCAAATTTAGAAACACAAAAGACATTAGATAGTAATATCAAACAAAAAGCAGAAGGTACTACAGACTTAAgtcaacaaaatttaaataaccatataaaaataatttataatattcctTACGTAATCCAGAAAGAAGTGTCAGTAATACCTAATTCAGAAGAACTGCCTAAAAATACATTGCAGCAGCCAAATCCAGACTTAACGAATGAAGAAAATTTAAGTAACTGCGTAAAGATAATTCATAATGTTCCTTACACAAATAACACAGAAGTGCCAATAATATCTAATTTGAATGCATTTCACAAGGATACAGTGCAACAGTCAAATCCACATTTAGTGACTGTACAAATTTCTTCGCACAATTATGAAGTAAGAGTAATTGATACTAATGCAGTTGATGAGACTGAAGATAAAGAAATTAAATCAGTACCTGCACAACCCAAAGAGTGTGAAGAAGTAGAGGAGACCAAACATAATGTTTCTGCGTCATCATGTTCAAAAAATAATACCTGCGAAAACTTCTTAGAAGTACATTCACCAAAAACTTTAGATGATACTAAACAATTTAGCAACGAAAATATAAGCAATAGTTCATTGGAAGGAATTACTGTATCGCATATTGCAGATGTGAGGAGTATAACACTAGAAGCATTTGAGGAAATGGAAGAAATTAGTGATACTCATATGAATAATTCAGAAGGAAACATTATAGAAGAAGAGATGAAAGTGTGTTTAACTTGTAGTAAACCTAGTAGAGTAACATGTTCAGTTTGTTTAGAAGCTAATTATTGTTCTCAAGAATGTTTGAGGTTACATTGGGAAGAACATTATCAAGATTGTAAGCCTGTAGAAAATAgtgtatatttgtaa